A window from Betta splendens chromosome 1, fBetSpl5.4, whole genome shotgun sequence encodes these proteins:
- the clockb gene encoding clock circadian regulator b isoform X5 — protein sequence MTSSIGDDCSIFDGLMEEDEKDKAKRVSRNKSEKKRRDQFNVLIKELGTMLPGNTRKMDKSTILQKSIDFLRKHKEIAAQSESSEIRQDWKPPFLSNEEFTQLMLEALDGFFIAIMTDGNILYVSESVTSLLEHLPADLVDQNLLNFLPVGEHSEVYKALSTHPSDAESLSSDYLKTKNHMEFCCHILRGAIDPKEDPIYEYVKFIGNFKSVNNVPNVTRNGLAGVLQRSLQPAFDDHVCFVATVRLAKPQFIKEMCTVEEPNEEFTSRHSLEWKFLFLDHRAPPIIGYLPFEVLGTSGYDYYHVDDLETLARCHEHLMQYGKGKSCYYRFLTKGQQWIWLQTHYYITYHQWNSRPEFIVCTHTVVSYAEVRAEQRRELGIEESNPEVTVDKSQDSESESQLNTSSLKEALERFDHSRTPSTSSRSSRKSSSHVSDNTCTSTASKLHMDTATPPRQSLASTMEMTPQRRSSISSQSMSSQTTGQSVTPGMITQQQQQQQQQQQQQQQQQQQQQQQQQQQQQQQQQQQQQQQQQQQQQQQQQQQQQQQQQQQQQQQQQQQQQQQQQQQQQLQANVQPVMEFSAQVNAMQHLKEQLEQRTRMIQANIQRQQEELRHIQEQLQRVQGQGIQMLLQQGGGAMNVQLPQVAPVQQTPALTSQVQQTTINPVHSGTQQLTIQQQAPPPQQSLQQQTNALTQQQRQQPPQAQPQTQGSVSAPLYNTMMISQPGQPNVLQISTSLPQNNTQQGTAVATFTQDRQIRFPAGQQLVTKLVTAPMACGAVMVPTSMFMGQVVTAYNPFGGQQGGQTQTLTLQPAQPSQGQPDGQSQTAVVAQSGQQGQQQQQQFLQGTRLLHSNQSTQLILQAAFPLQQQGTFTQATHQQQAQQQQQQQQQQQQQQQQRQQQQQQQQQQQQQRQQQQQSHHQRHQQQLKPQPQKQQKAPSMHRTDSVSSQPQ from the exons ATGACATCAAGCATAGg GGATGATTGTAGCATCTTTGATGGGTTGATGGAAGAAGATGAAAAGGACAAAGCAAAACG tgTGTCCCGTAACAAGTCAGAGAAGAAACGGAGAGACCAGTTCAATGTCCTCATCAAGGAACTTGGCACAATGTTGCCTGGCAACACCAGGAAGATGGACAAGTCCACCATCCTACAGAAAAGCATTGACTTCCTGCGAAAACACAAAG AGATCGCAGCTCAGTCGGAGTCAAGTGAGATCAGGCAGGACTGGAAGCCTCCGTTTCTTAGCAACGAAGAGTTCACCCAGCTCATGCTAGAG GCTCTGGATGGGTTCTTTATTGCAATAATGACTGATGGGAACATCCTCTATGTCTCTGAAAGTGTCACCTCGTTACTAGAACACCTCCCG GCGGACTTGGTGGATCAGAACCTGTTAAACTTCCTGCCTGTCGGTGAACACTCCGAAGTGTACAAAGCTCTGTCTACACACCCCAGCGATGCAGAGAGCCTTAGCTCTGATTATCTGAAAA CTAAGAATCACATGGAATTCTGTTGCCATATTTTACGAGGGGCCATTGATCCAAAAGAAGACCCCATCTATGAATATGTTAAGTTCATTGGCAACTTTAAGTCAGTCAACAATG TTCCCAATGTGACGAGGAATGGGCTGGCAGGTGTGTTACAGCGATCACTACAGCCTGCGTTTGATGACCATGTGTGCTTTGTAGCCACAGTGCGGTTGGCCAAACCTCAGTTTATCAAG GAGATGTGTACAGTGGAAGAGCCCAATGAAGAATTCACATCCAGGCACAGCTTAGAATGGAAGTTTCTCTTCTTAGACCACAG AGCTCCACCAATCATAGGCTACCTGCCTTTCGAGGTTCTTGGAACATCAGGGTACGACTATTACCATGTGGATGACCTGGAGACACTAGCCAGATGTCACGAACACT TAATGCAATACGGCAAAGGGAAGTCGTGCTACTACCGTTTCCTGACTAAAGGTCAACAGTGGATCTGGCTACAGACACACTACTACATCACTTATCACCAGTGGAACTCTCGACCTGAGTTTattgtctgcacacacacagtagtcag CTATGCAGAAGTGAGGGCAGAACAGCGCAGAGAGCTGGGTATTGAAGAGTCTAACCCAGAGGTCACTGTGGATAAG AGTCAGGACTCTGAGTCAGAGTCACAGTTGAATACATCCAGCCTCAAAGAGGCTCTGGAGCGATTTGACCACAGCCGcacaccctccacctcctcacggAGTTCCCGCAAGTCCTCATCGCATGTCTCTGACAACACTTGCACTT CAACAGCCTCCAAGCTACATATGGACACAGCCACGCCTCCACGGCAGTCGCTTGCTTCCACAATGGAGATGACGCCACAACGTCGGTCTTCGatcagcagtcag TCAATGAGTTCTCAGACAACAGGCCAGAGTGTGACTCCAGGCATgatcactcagcagcagcagcaacagcagcaacaacaacagcaacagcagcagcaacaacaacagcaacagcagcagcaacaacaacagcaacagcaacagcagcaacaacaacagcaacaacagcagcaacaacagcagcagcaacaacaacagcagcagcaacagcagcagcaacaacaacagcagcagcaacagcagcagcagcaacaacaacagcaacaacagcaacaacagcagctacagGCAAATGTACAG CCGGTGATGGAGTTCTCAGCGCAGGTGAATGCCATGCAGCATttaaaggagcagctggagcagaggacCAGAATGATCCAGGCCAACATTCAACGACAGCAGGAGGAGCTAAGACATATCCAGGAGCAGTTGCAGAGAGTCCAGGGCCAGGGCATACAG ATGTTGCTACAGCAGGGGGGTGGAGCCATGAACGTACAGCTCCCTCAAGTAGCACCGGTCCAGCAAACTCCTGCTTTGACTAGTCAGGTCCAGCAAACAACTATCAACCCCGTTCATTCAGGAACTCAGCAACTTACCATCCAGCAACAAGCTCCCCCTCCCCAGCAGAGCCTACAGCAGCAGACCAACGCCCTCACACAG cagcagcgccagcaacCTCCCCAGGCTCAGCCCCAGACCCAGGGCTCTGTGTCTGCCCCATTGTACAACACCATGATGATTTCCCAGCCAGGGCAACCCAATGTGCTGCAAATCAGCACCAGCTTACCGCAAAACAACACCCAGCAAGGCACAGCTGTGGCCACCTTTACACAGGACCGTCAGATACG CTTTCCAGCAGGGCAGCAGCTGGTGACAAAGCTTGTTACAGCACCCATGGCATGTGGCGCAGTCATGGTACCGACCTCCATGTTTATGGGCCAGGTGGTCACCGCGTACAACCCCTTTGGTGGTCAGCAG GGAGGGCAGACCCAGACCCTAACTCTGCAACCGGCACAACCATCCCAAGGTCAGCCCGATGGTCAAAGCCAGACAGCTGTAGTGGCACAGAGTGGCCAGCAggggcagcagcaacaacagcagttcTTACAG GGCACTCGTCTTCTCCATAGTAACCAGTCTACTCAGCTGATTCTGCAGGCAGCTTTCCCACTCCAACAACAGGGCACATTCACCCAGGCAACACACCAACAgcaagcacagcagcaacaacaacaacaacaacaacagcagcaacagcagcagcaaaggcagcaacagcagcaacaacaacagcaacagcagcagcaaagacaacagcagcaacaatctcaccaccagaggcaccaacagcagctcaaaccacagccccaaaaacagcagaaagcgCCATCAATGCACAGGACTGACAGTGTGAGCAGCCAACCACAGTGA
- the clockb gene encoding clock circadian regulator b isoform X4, with protein MTSSIGDDCSIFDGLMEEDEKDKAKRVSRNKSEKKRRDQFNVLIKELGTMLPGNTRKMDKSTILQKSIDFLRKHKEIAAQSESSEIRQDWKPPFLSNEEFTQLMLEALDGFFIAIMTDGNILYVSESVTSLLEHLPADLVDQNLLNFLPVGEHSEVYKALSTHPSDAESLSSDYLKTKNHMEFCCHILRGAIDPKEDPIYEYVKFIGNFKSVNNVPNVTRNGLAGVLQRSLQPAFDDHVCFVATVRLAKPQFIKEMCTVEEPNEEFTSRHSLEWKFLFLDHRAPPIIGYLPFEVLGTSGYDYYHVDDLETLARCHEHLMQYGKGKSCYYRFLTKGQQWIWLQTHYYITYHQWNSRPEFIVCTHTVVSYAEVRAEQRRELGIEESNPEVTVDKSQDSESESQLNTSSLKEALERFDHSRTPSTSSRSSRKSSSHVSDNTCTSTASKLHMDTATPPRQSLASTMEMTPQRRSSISSQSMSSQTTGQSVTPGMITQQQQQQQQQQQQQQQQQQQQQQQQQQQQQQQQQQQQQQQQQQQQQQQQQQQQQQQQQQQQQQQQQQQQQQQQQQQQQLQANVQPVMEFSAQVNAMQHLKEQLEQRTRMIQANIQRQQEELRHIQEQLQRVQGQGIQMLLQQGGGAMNVQLPQVAPVQQTPALTSQVQQTTINPVHSGTQQLTIQQQAPPPQQSLQQQTNALTQQQRQQPPQAQPQTQGSVSAPLYNTMMISQPGQPNVLQISTSLPQNNTQQGTAVATFTQDRQIRFPAGQQLVTKLVTAPMACGAVMVPTSMFMGQVVTAYNPFGGQQQGGQTQTLTLQPAQPSQGQPDGQSQTAVVAQSGQQGQQQQQQFLQGTRLLHSNQSTQLILQAAFPLQQQGTFTQATHQQQAQQQQQQQQQQQQQQQQRQQQQQQQQQQQQQRQQQQQSHHQRHQQQLKPQPQKQQKAPSMHRTDSVSSQPQ; from the exons ATGACATCAAGCATAGg GGATGATTGTAGCATCTTTGATGGGTTGATGGAAGAAGATGAAAAGGACAAAGCAAAACG tgTGTCCCGTAACAAGTCAGAGAAGAAACGGAGAGACCAGTTCAATGTCCTCATCAAGGAACTTGGCACAATGTTGCCTGGCAACACCAGGAAGATGGACAAGTCCACCATCCTACAGAAAAGCATTGACTTCCTGCGAAAACACAAAG AGATCGCAGCTCAGTCGGAGTCAAGTGAGATCAGGCAGGACTGGAAGCCTCCGTTTCTTAGCAACGAAGAGTTCACCCAGCTCATGCTAGAG GCTCTGGATGGGTTCTTTATTGCAATAATGACTGATGGGAACATCCTCTATGTCTCTGAAAGTGTCACCTCGTTACTAGAACACCTCCCG GCGGACTTGGTGGATCAGAACCTGTTAAACTTCCTGCCTGTCGGTGAACACTCCGAAGTGTACAAAGCTCTGTCTACACACCCCAGCGATGCAGAGAGCCTTAGCTCTGATTATCTGAAAA CTAAGAATCACATGGAATTCTGTTGCCATATTTTACGAGGGGCCATTGATCCAAAAGAAGACCCCATCTATGAATATGTTAAGTTCATTGGCAACTTTAAGTCAGTCAACAATG TTCCCAATGTGACGAGGAATGGGCTGGCAGGTGTGTTACAGCGATCACTACAGCCTGCGTTTGATGACCATGTGTGCTTTGTAGCCACAGTGCGGTTGGCCAAACCTCAGTTTATCAAG GAGATGTGTACAGTGGAAGAGCCCAATGAAGAATTCACATCCAGGCACAGCTTAGAATGGAAGTTTCTCTTCTTAGACCACAG AGCTCCACCAATCATAGGCTACCTGCCTTTCGAGGTTCTTGGAACATCAGGGTACGACTATTACCATGTGGATGACCTGGAGACACTAGCCAGATGTCACGAACACT TAATGCAATACGGCAAAGGGAAGTCGTGCTACTACCGTTTCCTGACTAAAGGTCAACAGTGGATCTGGCTACAGACACACTACTACATCACTTATCACCAGTGGAACTCTCGACCTGAGTTTattgtctgcacacacacagtagtcag CTATGCAGAAGTGAGGGCAGAACAGCGCAGAGAGCTGGGTATTGAAGAGTCTAACCCAGAGGTCACTGTGGATAAG AGTCAGGACTCTGAGTCAGAGTCACAGTTGAATACATCCAGCCTCAAAGAGGCTCTGGAGCGATTTGACCACAGCCGcacaccctccacctcctcacggAGTTCCCGCAAGTCCTCATCGCATGTCTCTGACAACACTTGCACTT CAACAGCCTCCAAGCTACATATGGACACAGCCACGCCTCCACGGCAGTCGCTTGCTTCCACAATGGAGATGACGCCACAACGTCGGTCTTCGatcagcagtcag TCAATGAGTTCTCAGACAACAGGCCAGAGTGTGACTCCAGGCATgatcactcagcagcagcagcaacagcagcaacaacaacagcaacagcagcagcaacaacaacagcaacagcagcagcaacaacaacagcaacagcaacagcagcaacaacaacagcaacaacagcagcaacaacagcagcagcaacaacaacagcagcagcaacagcagcagcaacaacaacagcagcagcaacagcagcagcagcaacaacaacagcaacaacagcaacaacagcagctacagGCAAATGTACAG CCGGTGATGGAGTTCTCAGCGCAGGTGAATGCCATGCAGCATttaaaggagcagctggagcagaggacCAGAATGATCCAGGCCAACATTCAACGACAGCAGGAGGAGCTAAGACATATCCAGGAGCAGTTGCAGAGAGTCCAGGGCCAGGGCATACAG ATGTTGCTACAGCAGGGGGGTGGAGCCATGAACGTACAGCTCCCTCAAGTAGCACCGGTCCAGCAAACTCCTGCTTTGACTAGTCAGGTCCAGCAAACAACTATCAACCCCGTTCATTCAGGAACTCAGCAACTTACCATCCAGCAACAAGCTCCCCCTCCCCAGCAGAGCCTACAGCAGCAGACCAACGCCCTCACACAG cagcagcgccagcaacCTCCCCAGGCTCAGCCCCAGACCCAGGGCTCTGTGTCTGCCCCATTGTACAACACCATGATGATTTCCCAGCCAGGGCAACCCAATGTGCTGCAAATCAGCACCAGCTTACCGCAAAACAACACCCAGCAAGGCACAGCTGTGGCCACCTTTACACAGGACCGTCAGATACG CTTTCCAGCAGGGCAGCAGCTGGTGACAAAGCTTGTTACAGCACCCATGGCATGTGGCGCAGTCATGGTACCGACCTCCATGTTTATGGGCCAGGTGGTCACCGCGTACAACCCCTTTGGTGGTCAGCAG CAGGGAGGGCAGACCCAGACCCTAACTCTGCAACCGGCACAACCATCCCAAGGTCAGCCCGATGGTCAAAGCCAGACAGCTGTAGTGGCACAGAGTGGCCAGCAggggcagcagcaacaacagcagttcTTACAG GGCACTCGTCTTCTCCATAGTAACCAGTCTACTCAGCTGATTCTGCAGGCAGCTTTCCCACTCCAACAACAGGGCACATTCACCCAGGCAACACACCAACAgcaagcacagcagcaacaacaacaacaacaacaacagcagcaacagcagcagcaaaggcagcaacagcagcaacaacaacagcaacagcagcagcaaagacaacagcagcaacaatctcaccaccagaggcaccaacagcagctcaaaccacagccccaaaaacagcagaaagcgCCATCAATGCACAGGACTGACAGTGTGAGCAGCCAACCACAGTGA
- the clockb gene encoding clock circadian regulator b isoform X3, whose amino-acid sequence MTSSIGDDCSIFDGLMEEDEKDKAKRVSRNKSEKKRRDQFNVLIKELGTMLPGNTRKMDKSTILQKSIDFLRKHKEIAAQSESSEIRQDWKPPFLSNEEFTQLMLEALDGFFIAIMTDGNILYVSESVTSLLEHLPADLVDQNLLNFLPVGEHSEVYKALSTHPSDAESLSSDYLKTKNHMEFCCHILRGAIDPKEDPIYEYVKFIGNFKSVNNVPNVTRNGLAGVLQRSLQPAFDDHVCFVATVRLAKPQFIKEMCTVEEPNEEFTSRHSLEWKFLFLDHRAPPIIGYLPFEVLGTSGYDYYHVDDLETLARCHEHLMQYGKGKSCYYRFLTKGQQWIWLQTHYYITYHQWNSRPEFIVCTHTVVSYAEVRAEQRRELGIEESNPEVTVDKSQDSESESQLNTSSLKEALERFDHSRTPSTSSRSSRKSSSHVSDNTCTFLSTATASKLHMDTATPPRQSLASTMEMTPQRRSSISSQSMSSQTTGQSVTPGMITQQQQQQQQQQQQQQQQQQQQQQQQQQQQQQQQQQQQQQQQQQQQQQQQQQQQQQQQQQQQQQQQQQQQQQQQQQQQQLQANVQPVMEFSAQVNAMQHLKEQLEQRTRMIQANIQRQQEELRHIQEQLQRVQGQGIQMLLQQGGGAMNVQLPQVAPVQQTPALTSQVQQTTINPVHSGTQQLTIQQQAPPPQQSLQQQTNALTQQRQQPPQAQPQTQGSVSAPLYNTMMISQPGQPNVLQISTSLPQNNTQQGTAVATFTQDRQIRFPAGQQLVTKLVTAPMACGAVMVPTSMFMGQVVTAYNPFGGQQQGGQTQTLTLQPAQPSQGQPDGQSQTAVVAQSGQQGQQQQQQFLQGTRLLHSNQSTQLILQAAFPLQQQGTFTQATHQQQAQQQQQQQQQQQQQQQQRQQQQQQQQQQQQQRQQQQQSHHQRHQQQLKPQPQKQQKAPSMHRTDSVSSQPQ is encoded by the exons ATGACATCAAGCATAGg GGATGATTGTAGCATCTTTGATGGGTTGATGGAAGAAGATGAAAAGGACAAAGCAAAACG tgTGTCCCGTAACAAGTCAGAGAAGAAACGGAGAGACCAGTTCAATGTCCTCATCAAGGAACTTGGCACAATGTTGCCTGGCAACACCAGGAAGATGGACAAGTCCACCATCCTACAGAAAAGCATTGACTTCCTGCGAAAACACAAAG AGATCGCAGCTCAGTCGGAGTCAAGTGAGATCAGGCAGGACTGGAAGCCTCCGTTTCTTAGCAACGAAGAGTTCACCCAGCTCATGCTAGAG GCTCTGGATGGGTTCTTTATTGCAATAATGACTGATGGGAACATCCTCTATGTCTCTGAAAGTGTCACCTCGTTACTAGAACACCTCCCG GCGGACTTGGTGGATCAGAACCTGTTAAACTTCCTGCCTGTCGGTGAACACTCCGAAGTGTACAAAGCTCTGTCTACACACCCCAGCGATGCAGAGAGCCTTAGCTCTGATTATCTGAAAA CTAAGAATCACATGGAATTCTGTTGCCATATTTTACGAGGGGCCATTGATCCAAAAGAAGACCCCATCTATGAATATGTTAAGTTCATTGGCAACTTTAAGTCAGTCAACAATG TTCCCAATGTGACGAGGAATGGGCTGGCAGGTGTGTTACAGCGATCACTACAGCCTGCGTTTGATGACCATGTGTGCTTTGTAGCCACAGTGCGGTTGGCCAAACCTCAGTTTATCAAG GAGATGTGTACAGTGGAAGAGCCCAATGAAGAATTCACATCCAGGCACAGCTTAGAATGGAAGTTTCTCTTCTTAGACCACAG AGCTCCACCAATCATAGGCTACCTGCCTTTCGAGGTTCTTGGAACATCAGGGTACGACTATTACCATGTGGATGACCTGGAGACACTAGCCAGATGTCACGAACACT TAATGCAATACGGCAAAGGGAAGTCGTGCTACTACCGTTTCCTGACTAAAGGTCAACAGTGGATCTGGCTACAGACACACTACTACATCACTTATCACCAGTGGAACTCTCGACCTGAGTTTattgtctgcacacacacagtagtcag CTATGCAGAAGTGAGGGCAGAACAGCGCAGAGAGCTGGGTATTGAAGAGTCTAACCCAGAGGTCACTGTGGATAAG AGTCAGGACTCTGAGTCAGAGTCACAGTTGAATACATCCAGCCTCAAAGAGGCTCTGGAGCGATTTGACCACAGCCGcacaccctccacctcctcacggAGTTCCCGCAAGTCCTCATCGCATGTCTCTGACAACACTTGCACTT TTCTCTCTACAGCAACAGCCTCCAAGCTACATATGGACACAGCCACGCCTCCACGGCAGTCGCTTGCTTCCACAATGGAGATGACGCCACAACGTCGGTCTTCGatcagcagtcag TCAATGAGTTCTCAGACAACAGGCCAGAGTGTGACTCCAGGCATgatcactcagcagcagcagcaacagcagcaacaacaacagcaacagcagcagcaacaacaacagcaacagcagcagcaacaacaacagcaacagcaacagcagcaacaacaacagcaacaacagcagcaacaacagcagcagcaacaacaacagcagcagcaacagcagcagcaacaacaacagcagcagcaacagcagcagcagcaacaacaacagcaacaacagcaacaacagcagctacagGCAAATGTACAG CCGGTGATGGAGTTCTCAGCGCAGGTGAATGCCATGCAGCATttaaaggagcagctggagcagaggacCAGAATGATCCAGGCCAACATTCAACGACAGCAGGAGGAGCTAAGACATATCCAGGAGCAGTTGCAGAGAGTCCAGGGCCAGGGCATACAG ATGTTGCTACAGCAGGGGGGTGGAGCCATGAACGTACAGCTCCCTCAAGTAGCACCGGTCCAGCAAACTCCTGCTTTGACTAGTCAGGTCCAGCAAACAACTATCAACCCCGTTCATTCAGGAACTCAGCAACTTACCATCCAGCAACAAGCTCCCCCTCCCCAGCAGAGCCTACAGCAGCAGACCAACGCCCTCACACAG cagcgccagcaacCTCCCCAGGCTCAGCCCCAGACCCAGGGCTCTGTGTCTGCCCCATTGTACAACACCATGATGATTTCCCAGCCAGGGCAACCCAATGTGCTGCAAATCAGCACCAGCTTACCGCAAAACAACACCCAGCAAGGCACAGCTGTGGCCACCTTTACACAGGACCGTCAGATACG CTTTCCAGCAGGGCAGCAGCTGGTGACAAAGCTTGTTACAGCACCCATGGCATGTGGCGCAGTCATGGTACCGACCTCCATGTTTATGGGCCAGGTGGTCACCGCGTACAACCCCTTTGGTGGTCAGCAG CAGGGAGGGCAGACCCAGACCCTAACTCTGCAACCGGCACAACCATCCCAAGGTCAGCCCGATGGTCAAAGCCAGACAGCTGTAGTGGCACAGAGTGGCCAGCAggggcagcagcaacaacagcagttcTTACAG GGCACTCGTCTTCTCCATAGTAACCAGTCTACTCAGCTGATTCTGCAGGCAGCTTTCCCACTCCAACAACAGGGCACATTCACCCAGGCAACACACCAACAgcaagcacagcagcaacaacaacaacaacaacaacagcagcaacagcagcagcaaaggcagcaacagcagcaacaacaacagcaacagcagcagcaaagacaacagcagcaacaatctcaccaccagaggcaccaacagcagctcaaaccacagccccaaaaacagcagaaagcgCCATCAATGCACAGGACTGACAGTGTGAGCAGCCAACCACAGTGA